One Rosa chinensis cultivar Old Blush chromosome 5, RchiOBHm-V2, whole genome shotgun sequence genomic region harbors:
- the LOC112165804 gene encoding ABC transporter C family member 3: MELLDPSMHAVSAFFSFMYSGTDFLLKPIFIRGFSGSLHLLLLFVLLISWVWKKFKGGDGGGDPKEGFRKTEPLHFKPTLICCLGVSAVSVGFCLFNYFSWSRYGWSEEKLVTLFDLAIRTLSWGAVFVYLHTQFSNSGESKFPYLLRVWWGFYFSLSCYCFFVDIFLYQKHVSLPVQSLVSDAAFLISALFFIYVGFIGTKEGRDTLLEEPLLSGTTNSSIGNTAESNKSKGVETVKTPYSNAGFFSILTFSWMSPLIAVGNKKTLNLEDVPGLDKVDSVVGSLPIFRNKLESECGTLSRVTTLHLVKALIVLAWREILWTALFALLSTMASYVGPYLIDTFVQYLYGRREFRNEGYALVSAFLGAKVVECLCHRHWLFRGQQIGVRIRAVLVAMIYNKGLNLSCQSKQCHTSGEIINFMTVDAERVGEFTWYMHEPWTIILQVALALFILYKNLGLGAIATFVATVMVMLANVPFRKWQEKFQKKLMESKDGRMKATSEILRNMRILKLQAWEMKFLSKINDLRKIETEWLQKFLYTSAMTSFVFWAAPTFVSVVTFVACMLFFEIPLESGKILSVLATFRILQEPIYSLPQTISMIAQTKVSLERISSFLSLDELKPDVIENLPRGSSDTAIEIVDANFSWDISSPNPTLKDINLKISHGMRVAVCGTVGSGKSTLLSCILGEVPKISGLLKLCGTKAYVSQSPWIQSGKIEENILFGKVMDRERYEGVLEACSLKKDLEILPFGDQTIIGERGINLSGGQKQRIQIARALYQDADIYLFDDPFSAVDAHTGSHLFKECLMALLSSKTVIYVTHQVEFLPAADIILVMKDGRITQAGKFNDIMYSGTDFKDLVGAHNEALSVLDSVGVGPGEKTSISEEDNNSTSTNGAVKEVDNNDVEDCKIDDLGVPKGQLVQEEEREKGKVGFSVYWKYITTAYRGAFVPFILLAHTLFQLLQIGSNYWMAWATPVSADVKPPVTSSMLILVYVALAVGSSLCVLFRALLLVTAGYKTATILFHKMHLCIFRAPMSFFDATPSGRILNRASTDQNALDMNISNQVASFAFTMIRLLGIIAVMSQVAWQVSIIFIPVITACVWYQQYYLPSARELSRLIGVRKAPVIQHCAETISGSTTIRSFDQGSRFQDINMELIDGYGRPNFYTICAMQWLCFRLDILSSITFALFLVFLMSVPEGVIDPGIAGLAVTYGLTLNTLQTMLIWNLCNMENKIISVERILQYTTSIPSEPPLVIESNRPDHSWPSRGKVDMHDLQVRYAPHLPLVLRGLTCTIPGGMKTGIVGRTGSGKSTLIQTLFRIVDPDAGRILIDGIDISSIGLHDLRSNLSIIPQDPTMFEGTVRSNLDPLEEYKDEQIWEALDKCQLGDEVRKKEGKLDSAVGENGENWSMGQRQLVCLGRVLLKKSKVLVLDEATASVDTATDNLIQQTLRHHFSDCTVITIAHRISSVLDSDMVLLLSNGLLEECDSPARLLENKSSAFAQLVAEYTVRSNSTL, translated from the exons ATGGAGCTGTTAGATCCATCAATGCACGCCGTCTCTGCCTTTTTCTCATTCATGTATTCAGGTACCGATTTCCTTCTTAAACCCATTTTCATTCGTGGGTTTTCTGGCTCATTACATCTGCTTCTGTTATTTGTGTTGCTTATCTCCTGGGTGTGGAAGAAATTCAAGGGGGGTGATGGAGGAGGTGACCCAAAAGAGggttttaggaaaactgaacCTTTGCACTTTAAGCCCACTTTAATCTGTTGTCTTGGTGTTTCTGCAGTTAGTGTTGGCTTTTGTTTATTCAACTACTTTTCCTGGTCTAGATATGGTTGGTCTGAAGAAAAGCTAGTGACCCTTTTTGATTTAGCAATTAGAACACTTAGTTGGGGTGCAGTTTTTGTTTACTTGCATACCCAATTCTCTAATTCTGGTGAATCAAAGTTCCCATACTTACTCAGAGTCTGGTGGGGTTTCTACTTCTCTCTTTCATGCTATTGCTTTTTCGTAGACATTTTTCTTTACCAAAAACACGTTTCGTTACCCGTTCAATCCTTAGTTTCTGATGCTGCCTTCCTTATCTCTGCTTTGTTCTTTATATATGTGGGGTTTATTGGGACGAAAGAGGGTAGAGATACCCTTCTTGAGGAACCCCTTTTGAGTGGCACAACAAATTCTAGTATAGGTAACACTGCAGAATCAAATAAGTCCAAAGGGGTTGAAACTGTGAAAACCCCTTATTCAAATGCTGGATTTTTCAGCATCCTCACTTTTTCTTGGATGAGTCCTTTAATCGCTGTTGGCAACAAGAAAACATTAAACCTTGAAGATGTTCCTGGACTAGACAAGGTTGATAGTGTAGTTGGGTCCCTTccaatttttagaaataagctGGAGTCAGAGTGTGGTACTCTTAGCAGAGTTACCACACTTCATCTGGTGAAGGCATTAATCGTCTTGGCCTGGAGAGAGATTCTTTGGACAGCTTTGTTTGCACTGCTTTCCACAATGGCTTCTTATGTCGGCCCATATCTAATCGACACCTTTGTGCAATACCTCTATGGGCGACGTGAGTTCAGAAATGAGGGCTATGCtttagtttctgcatttttgggGGCGAAGGTTGTGGAGTGCCTCTGTCACAGGCACTGGCTCTTCAGGGGGCAGCAGATAGGAGTAAGAATAAGAGCTGTACTGGTTGCCATGATCTATAATAAGGGTTTAAACCTGTCCTGCCAGTCCAAGCAGTGCCACACTAGTGGTGAGATTATCAATTTTATGACTGTTGATGCTGAGAGGGTTGGTGAATTCACTTGGTACATGCATGAACCATGGACCATCATTCTACAAGTTGCTTTggccctttttattttgtataaAAATCTTGGTCTTGGTGCAATTGCAACTTTTGTTGCAACTGTAATGGTTATGTTGGCAAATGTTCCTTTCCGAAAATGGCAAGAGAAGTTTCAAAAGAAACTAATGGAGTCAAAGGATGGAAGGATGAAGGCGACATCTGAGATTTTAAGGAACATGCGGATTCTCAAGCTTCAAGCATGGGAGATGAAGTTTTTGTCTAAAATTAATGACCTCAGGAAGATTGAGACAGAATGGTTACAAAAGTTTCTTTACACGTCGGCCATGACCTCATTTGTCTTCTGGGCTGCCCCTACATTTGTGTCTGTGGTCACCTTTGTTGCTTGCATGCTTTTTTTCGAGATCCCTCTGGAATCGGGGAAGATCTTATCTGTGCTTGCAACTTTCAGAATTCTTCAAGAGCCCATCTACTCTCTTCCGCAAACAATATCAATGATAGCACAGACAAAGGTATCCCTTGAAAGAATTTCATCATTCCTTTCTCTTGATGAGTTGAAGCCTGATGTTATAGAGAACCTTCCTAGAGGTAGTTCTGATACTGCAATTGAGATAGTAGATGCAAATTTCTCTTGGGATATATCTTCACCTAACCCCACATTGAAGGATATAAATCTCAAAATTAGCCATGGTATGAGGGTTGCTGTTTGTGGTACTGTTGGCTCAGGCAAGTCAACCTTACTTTCTTGTATTCTGGGAGAAGTGCCCAAGATATCTGGTCTTCTTAAGTTGTGTGGGACAAAGGCTTATGTTTCTCAGTCACCGTGGATACAGAGTGGCAAGATAGAAGAAAACATATTGTTTGGTAAAGTGATGGACAGAGAAAGGTATGAGGGGGTTCTCGAAGCATGTTCGTTGAAGAAGGACCTGGAAATTCTACCATTTGGTGACCAGACCATTATAGGGGAGAGGGGAATCAATTTAAGTGGAGGGCAGAAGCAAAGAATACAAATTGCGCGAGCTCTGTACCAAGATGCTGATATCTATCTGTTTGATGATCCTTTTAGTGCTGTTGATGCTCATACAGGATCCCACCTTTTCAAG GAATGTTTGATGGCCCTCTTGAGTTCCAAAACAGTAATCTATGTCACTCATCAAGTGGAGTTCTTACCTGCTGCTGATATTATCTTG GTCATGAAAGATGGAAGGATCACTCAAGCCGGAAAGTTCAATGACATTATGTATTCAGGAACTGATTTTAAAGATCTTGTGGGAGCACACAATGAAGCTTTGTCAGTGCTTGATTCTGTTGGGGTAGGGCCAGGTGAAAAAACAAGCATCAGCGAGGAAGACAACAATTCGACTAGTACTAATGGGGCTGTCAAAGAAGTTGACAACAACGATGTTGAGGATTGTAAAATAGATGATTTAGGTGTGCCAAAAGGGCAGCTTGttcaagaagaagagagagagaaaggtaaGGTTGGGTTCTCAGTGTACTGGAAATACATTACCACAGCGTACAGAGGTGCTTTTGTGCCTTTTATATTGCTTGCGCATACTCTTTTTCAACTTCTTCAAATTGGAAGCAATTACTGGATGGCTTGGGCTACTCCTGTGTCAGCGGACGTGAAACCTCCTGTTACAAGCTCTATGCTTATACTTGTCTATGTGGCTTTGGCTGTTGGAAGTTCTTTATGTGTCCTTTTCAGAGCTCTGCTTCTTGTAACGGCAGGGTACAAGACAGCCACTATACTCTTCCATAAAATGCACTTGTGCATTTTCCGTGCTCCCATGTCATTCTTCGATGCCACTCCAAGTGGAAGAATCTTAAACAGA GCTTCTACAGACCAAAATGCATTGGATATGAACATATCAAATCAAGTTGCCTCCTTTGCCTTCACAATGATACGGCTTTTAGGAATTATTGCAGTGATGTCTCAGGTGGCATGGCAGGTTTCCATCATATTTATACCTGTGATTACAGCCTGTGTTTGGTATCAG CAATATTATCTACCTTCAGCACGAGAACTATCAAGATTGATTGGAGTACGCAAAGCTCCTGTGATACAACATTGTGCCGAAACAATTTCAGGATCAACTACTATTAGGAGCTTTGACCAAGGATCTAGATTCCAAGATATCAACATGGAACTGATAGATGGATATGGTCGGCCAAATTTCTACACTATTTGTGCAATGCAATGGCTATGCTTTCGCTTGGATATTTTGTCATCCATTACATTTgcattgtttttagttttcttgatGTCTGTTCCAGAAGGAGTGATAGATCCAG GCATTGCGGGTTTAGCCGTCACATATGGACTTACCCTAAACACTTTACAAACTATGCTTATATGGAATCTTTGCAATATGGAGAACAAGATAATATCAGTGGAGAGAATACTACAATATACTACTAGTATACCAAGTGAGCCTCCTCTGGTAATTGAATCTAATAGACCAGATCATTCCTGGCCATCACGAGGAAAAGTTGATATGCATGATCTGCAG GTGCGGTATGCTCCACACTTGCCACTTGTGTTGCGGGGTCTCACATGTACCATTCCTGGAGGAATGAAAACTGGGATTGTGGGGAGAACTGGCAGTGGAAAGTCAACTCTTATACAAACTCTTTTCCGAATCGTCGATCCTGATGCTGGCCGGATTTTGATAGATGGCATCGATATCTCTTCTATTGGATTGCATGATCTGCGGTCTAATCTAAGCATTATCCCTCAGGACCCAACCATGTTTGAGGGAACTGTAAGAAGCAATCTGGACCCACTTGAAGAGTACAAAGATGAACAAATTTGGGAG GCCTTGGATAAGTGCCAACTTGGAGATGAAGTTAGGAAGAAAGAAGGGAAGCTGGATTCTGCAG TTGGCGAAAATGGAGAGAACTGGAGTATGGGTCAGAGGCAGCTCGTTTGCCTGGGCCGTGTGCTCCTCAAGAAAAGTAAGGTCCTGGTGCTTGATGAAGCTACAGCATCTGTTGATACTGCTACAGATAATCTGATTCAGCAGACCCTTCGGCATCACTTCTCAGACTGTACCGTCATTACTATTGCGCACAGAATATCTTCTGTtcttgacagtgacatggttcTTCTTCTAAGTAATG GGCTTCTTGAGGAATGTGATTCTCCTGCAAGATTGCTAGAAAACAAGTCATCAGCTTTTGCCCAACTTGTAGCGGAGTACACAGTGAGATCGAATTCCACTCTTTAG